A DNA window from Salvelinus alpinus chromosome 39, SLU_Salpinus.1, whole genome shotgun sequence contains the following coding sequences:
- the LOC139566672 gene encoding mucin-2-like, translating into TAAPTTTTAAPTTTTAAPTTTTADVTTTTASPTTTPAAPTTTTADITTTTAAPTKTTAAPTTTTAATTTTTAAPTTTTAAPTTTTEATTTTTAAPTTTTAAPTTTTAAPTTTTAAPTTTTADVTTITAAPTTTTAATTTATGAPTTTTAAPTTATAAPTTSTSAPTTTTAAPTTTTASLTTTTASPTTTTATPTTTTAAPTTTTVSPTTTTATPTTTTAAPTTTTVSPTTTTVAPTATTLSPTTTTAAPTTTTVAPTTTTAATTTATAAPTTTTAAPTTTTAAPTRSTSAPTTTTAAPTTTTATPNTTTASPTTTTATPTTTTAAPTTTTASPTTTTVAPTTTTATPTTTTAAPTTTTVSPTTTTAAPTTTTAAPTTATAAPTKTTAGPTTTTAAPTTTTAAPATTTAAPTSTTAAPTTTTAAPTTTTADVTTITAAPTTTTAAPTTTTADVTTTTAAPTSTTAAPTTTTAAPTTTTADVTTITAAPTTTTAATTTATGAPTTTTAAPTTATAAPTTSTSAPTTTTTAPTTTTAAPTTTTASPTTTTATPTTTTAAPTTTTVSPTTTTATPTTTTAAPTTTTVFPTTTTVAPTATTLSPTTTTAAPTTTTVAPTTTTAAAPTTTTATPNTTTASPTTTTATPTTTTAAPTTTTASPTTTTVAPTTTTATPTTTTAAPTTTTVSPTTTTAAPTTTTAAPTTATAAPTTTTAGPITTTAAPTTTTAAPTTTTATPNTTTASPTTTTVAPTTTTATPTTTTAAPTTTTVSPTTTTAAPTTTTAAPTTATAAPTTTTAGPITTTAAPATTTAAPYITSHNLNSFPYINQSFSHNNDSCSNNTYSFCYNNNTFCSNNYCFPNHRIH; encoded by the exons acagcggctcccactacaaccacagcggctcccactacaaccacagcggctcccactacaaccacagctgatgttacaacaaccacagcgtcacccacaacaaccccagctgctcccacaacaaccacagccgaTATTacaacgaccacagcggctcccactaaaaccacagcggctcccactacaaccactgcggcaaccacaacgaccacagcggctcccactacaaccacagcggctcccactacaaccactgaggcaaccacaacgaccacagcggctcccactacaaccacagcggctcccactacaaccacagcggctcccactacaaccacagcagctcccacaacaaccacagctgatgttacaacaatcacagcggctcccactacaaccactgcggcaaccacaacggCCACAggggctcccactacaaccacagcggctcccactacagccacagcggctcccactacatccacatcggctcccactacaaccacagcggctcccactacaaccacagcgtctctcactacaaccacagcgtctcccacaacaaccacagcgactcccacaacaaccacagcggctcccacaacaaccactgtgtctcccactacaaccacagcgactcccacaacaaccacagcggctcccacaacaaccactgtgtctcccacaacaaccacagtggCTCCCACAGCAACCACAttgtctcccacaacaaccacagcggctcccactacaaccacagtggctcccactacaaccactgcggcaaccacaacggccacagcggctcccactacaaccacagcggctcccactacaaccacagcggctcccactagatccacatcggctcccactacaaccacagcggctcccactacaaccacagcaactcccaatacaaccacagcgtctcccacaacaaccacagcgactcccacaacaaccacagcggctcccacaacaaccactgcgtctcccacaacaaccacagtggctccaacaacaaccacagcgactcccacaacaaccacagcggctcccacaacaaccacagtgtctcccacaacaaccacagcggctccaactacaaccacagcggctcccactacagccacagcggctcccactaaaaCCACAGCGggtcccactacaaccacagcggctcccactacaaccacagcggctcccgcaacaaccacagcagctcccacttcaaccacagcggctcccactacaaccacagcagctcccacaacaaccacagctgatgttacaacaatcacagcggctcccactacaaccacagcagctcccacaacaaccacagctgatgttacaacaaccacagcagctcccacttcaaccacagcggctcccactacaaccacagcagctcccacaacaaccacagctgatgttacaacaatcacagcggctcccactacaaccactgcggcaaccacaacggCCACAggggctcccactacaaccacagcggctcccactacagccacagcggctcccactacatccacatcggctcccactacaacaacaacggctcccactacaaccacagcggctcccactacaaccacagcgtctcccacaacaaccacagcgactcccacaacaaccacagcggctcccacaacaaccactgtgtctcccactacaaccacagcgactcccacaacaaccacagcggctcccacaacaaccactgtgtttcccacaacaaccacagtggCTCCCACAGCAACCACAttgtctcccacaacaaccacagcggctcccactacaaccacagtggctcccactacaaccactgcg gcggctcccactacaaccacagcaactcccaatacaaccacagcgtctcccacaacaaccacagcgactcccacaacaaccacagcggctcccacaacaaccactgcgtctcccacaacaaccacagtggctccaacaacaaccacagcgactcccacaacaaccacagcggctcccacaacaaccacagtgtctcccacaacaaccacagcggctccaactacaaccacagcggctcccactacagccacagcggctcccactacaaccacagcgggtcccattacaaccacagcggctcccactacaaccacagcggctcccactacaaccacagcaactcccaatacaaccacagcgtctcccacaacaaccacagtggctccaacaacaaccacagcgactcccacaacaaccacagcggctcccacaacaaccacagtgtctcccacaacaaccacagcggctccaactacaaccacagcggctcccactacagccacagcggctcccactacaacgaCAGCGGGTCCcattacaaccacagcggctcccgctacaaccacagcggctccc TACATCACCTCCCACAACCTCAACAGCTTCCCCTACATCAACCagagcttctcccacaacaacgaCAGCTGTAGCAACAACACCTACAGCTTCTGCTACAACAACAACACTTTTTGCTCCAACAACTACTGTTTCCCCAACCACCGCATCCACTGA
- the LOC139566673 gene encoding mucin-2-like — MTSTAAASTNTAVATTTTATLTTTTASPTTTTTARTTTASPTITTASPTATTAADTTTSATPTTTTGYPTTTTAYPTTTTASPTTTTAAPTTTTASPTTTTATPTTTTASPTTTTAATTTTTADVTTTTAAPTTTTAATTTTTAAPTTTTAAPTTTTASPTTSPAAPTTTTADVTTTTAAPTTTTTTTAAPTSTTAAPTTTTAAPTTTTAAPTSTTAAPTTTTATPTTTTGYPTTTTAYPTTTTASPTTTTAAPTTTTASPTTTTATPTTTTASPTTTTAATTTTTADVTTTTAAPTTTTAATTTTTAAPTTTTAAPTTTTASPTTSPAAPTTTTADVTTTTAAPTTTTVAPTTTTAAPTSTTAAPTTTTGSPTTTTASPTTTTAAPTTITAYPNTTTEAPTTTTATPTTTTAAPTTTTASPTTTTAAPTTTTADVTTTTASPTTTPAAPTITTADVTTTTAAPTTTTAATTTTTPAPTTTTAAPTTTTAAPTSTTAAPTTTTADPTTTTAAPTSTTAAPTTTTAAPTTTTAAPTTTATPTTTTAAPITTTATPTTITADVTTTTAAPTTTTASPTTTPDAPTITTADVTTMTAAPTTTTAAPTTTTAAPTSTTSAPTTTTAAPTTTTASSTTTTATPTTTTATPTTTTAYPNTTTEAPTTTTATPTTTTAAPTATTGSPTTTTASPTTTTAAATTTTASPTTTTAAPTTTTASPTTTTAAPTTTTADVTTTTASPTTTPAAPTITTADVTTTTAAPTTTTAATTTTTPAPTTTTAAPTTTTAAPTSTTAAPTTTTAAPTTTTAAPNSTTAAPTTTTAAPTTTTAEVTATTVSPTTTPAAPTITTADVTTTTAAPTTTTAATTTTTTA, encoded by the exons ATGACATCTACAGCTGCGGCCTCAACAAATACAGCTGtggcaacaacaaccacagctacactcacaacaaccacagcttctcccacaacaaccacaactgctcgcacaacaacagcttctcccacaataaccacagcttctcccacaGCAACCACAGCTGCTGATACAACAACATCAGctactcccacaacaaccacaggttaccccacaacaaccacagcttaccccacaacaaccacagcttctcccacaacaaccacagctgctcccacaacaaccacagcatctcccacaacaaccacagcgactcccacaacaaccacagcgtctccaacaacaaccacagcggctaccacaacaaccacagctgatgttacaacaacgacagctgctcccactacgaccacagcggcaaccacaacgaccacagcggctccaactacaaccacagcggctcccacaacaaccacagcgtctccaaCAACAtccccagctgctcccacaacaaccacagccgaTGTTACAACAAcgacagcggctcccactacgaccaca acaaccacagcagctcccacttcaaccacagcggctcccacaacaaccacagcggctcccacaacaaccacagcagctcccacttcaaccacagcggctcccacaacaaccacagctactcccacaacaaccacaggttaccccacaacaaccacagcttaccccacaacaaccacagcttctcccacaacaaccacagctgctcccacaacaaccacagcatctcccacaacaaccacagcgactcccacaacaaccacagcgtctccaacaacaaccacagcggctaccacaacaaccacagctgatgttacaacaacgacagctgctcccactacgaccacagcggcaaccacaacgaccacagcggctccaactacaaccacagcggctcccacaacaaccacagcgtctccaaCAACAtccccagctgctcccacaacaaccacagccgaTGTTACAACAAcgacagcggctcccactacgaccacagtggctcccactacaaccacagcagctcccacttcaaccacagcggctcccacaacaaccactgggtctcccactacaaccacagcgtctcccacaacaaccacagcggctcccacaacaatcacagcttaccccaatacaaccacagaggctcccacaacaaccacagcgactcccacaacaaccacagcggctcccacaacaaccactgcttctcccacaacaaccacagcggctcccacaacaaccacagctgatgttacaacaaccacagcgtctcccaccacaaccccagctgctcccacaataaccacagctgatgtaacaacaacaacagcggctcccactacgaccacagcggcaaccacaacgaccacaccagctcccactacaaccacagcggctcccactacaaccacagcagctcccacttcaaccacagcggctcccactacaaccacagcggatcccacaacaaccacagcagctcccacttcaaccacagcggcacccactacaaccacagcggctcccactacaaccacagcggctccgacaacaacagcgactcccacaacaaccacagcagctcccataacaaccacagcgactcccacaacaatcacagctgatgttacaacaaccacagcggctcccacaacaaccacagcgtctcccacaacaacccccgatgctcccacaataaccacagctgatgttacaacaatgacagcggctcccactacaaccacagcggctcccactacaaccacagcggctcccacttcaaccacatcggctcccactacaaccacagcggctcccactacaaccacagcgtcttcaacaacaaccacagcgactccaacaacaaccacagcgactcccacaacaacgaCAGCCTACCCCAATACAACCAcagaggctcccacaacaaccacagcgactcccacaacaaccacagcggctcccacagcAACCACTGGGTCTCCCACAAcgaccacagcgtctcccacaacaaccacagcggctgccactacaaccacagcgtctcccacaacaaccacagcggctcccacaacaaccactgcatctcccacaacaaccacagcggctcccacaacaaccacagctgatgttacaacaaccacagcgtctcccacaacaaccccagctgctcccacaataaccacagctgatgttacaacaacaacagcggctcccactacgaccacagcggcaaccacaacgaccacaccagctcccactacaaccacagcggctcccactacaaccacagcagctcccacttcaaccacagcggctcccacaacaaccacagcggctcccacaacaaccacagcagctcccaattcaaccacagcggctcccactacaaccacagcggctcccacaacaaccacagctgaagTTACAGCAACCACagtgtctcccacaacaaccccagctgctcccacaataaccacagctgatgttacaacaacaacagcggctcccactacgaccacagcggcaaccacaacgaccacaacagct
- the LOC139566674 gene encoding integumentary mucin C.1-like, with the protein TPAAPTITTADVTTTTATPTTTTAATTTTTPAPTTTTAAPTTTTAAPTTTTAAPTTTATPTTTTAAPTTTTATPTTITADVTTTTAAATTTTAAPTTTTADVTTTTASPTTTPAAPTITTADVTTTTATPTTTTAATTTTTPAPTTTTAAPTTTTADPTSTTATPTTTTAAPTTTTAAPTSTTAAPTTTTAAPTTTTASPTTTATPTTTTAAPTTLITTADPSSTTAAPTTTTAPPTTTTAAPTTITAYPNTTTEVPTTTTATPTTTTAAPTTTTASPTTTTAAPTTTTADAPTTTTATPTTTTAAPTTTTGSPTTTTASPKTTTAAPTTSTASPTTTTAAPTTITAYPNTTTEAPTTTTATPTTTTAAPTTTTASPTT; encoded by the exons accccagctgctcccacaataaccacagctgatgttacaacaacaacagcgactcccactacgaccacagcggcaaccacaacaaccacaccagctcccactacaaccacagcggctcccactacaaccacagcggctcccactacaaccacagcggctccgacaacaacagcgactcccacaacaaccacagcagctcccacaacaaccacagcgactcccacaacaatcacagctgatgttacaacaaccacagcggctgccacaacaaccacagcggctcccacaacaaccacagctgatgttacaacaaccacagcgtctcccacaacaaccccagctgctcccacaataaccacagctgatgttacaacaacaacGGCGACTCCCACTACGACCACAgcggcaaccacaacgaccacaccagctcccactacaaccacagcggctcccactacaaccacagcagatcccacttcaaccacagcgactcccactacaaccacagcggctcccacaacaaccacagcagctcccacttcaaccacagcggctcccactacaaccacagcggctcccactacaaccacagcgtctccgacaacaacagcgactcccacaacaaccacagcagctcccacaaca ctgat aACCACAGCAGATCCCTcttcaaccacagcggctcccactacaaccacagcgcctcccacaacaaccacagcggctcccacaacaatcacagcttaccccaatacaaccacagaggttcccacaacaaccacagcgactcccacaacaaccacagcggctcccacaacaaccactgcttctcccacaacaaccacagcggctcccacaacaaccacagctgat gctcccacaacaaccacagcgactcccacaacaaccacagcggctcccacaacaaccactgggtctcccactacaaccacagcgtctcccaaaACAActacagcggctcccactacatccacagcgtctcccacaacaaccacagcggctcccacaacaatcacagcttaccccaatacaaccacagaggctcccacaacaaccacagcgactcccacaacaaccacagcggctcccacaacaaccactgcttctcccacaaca